Proteins encoded by one window of Lutibacter sp. A64:
- a CDS encoding DUF389 domain-containing protein, which produces METENTNQQNSNTSSNTPPENDFKGIWTSIVQFLHSILDIRNDTDKKGTIEDIKENISMKGHNAWVLVFSILIASIGLNVSSSAVVIGAMLISPLMGPILGIGLSIGINDIDTLRRSLINLGVMVGLSLATSTMFFIFPIFQSETPEILARTAPDVRDVFIAISGGLALIIALSRRSKQTNTIAGVAIATALMPPLCTAGYGLATWNLSYFGGAMFLFAINTIFIALATFVIVKFLGFPMLKYINSAKRKRIATTASTVALIVFSGSIYLFFNLFQENQFKQAVEHLIDDIKGNGISIIDEKDENIDYKNKKVKIFVYGNKLSDTEIERWNEKLIEYGLDGTELDFQQGEDDSDIRHEVKNLTDLYVQNQKIISSRDETVREKEEKIKLLTTQISKYQSAEIPFIQISKEAQINYAGLEHLSYAKLIHTNFNSVDTITVFNARWNDSIRNIPAKQMVLKKWLKTRLNLDTLQLNNN; this is translated from the coding sequence ATGGAAACTGAAAATACCAATCAACAAAATAGCAATACCAGTTCAAACACACCACCTGAAAACGATTTTAAAGGTATTTGGACTAGTATTGTACAATTTCTACATAGTATTTTAGATATTAGAAATGATACCGATAAAAAAGGTACTATTGAAGATATTAAAGAAAATATTTCAATGAAAGGTCACAATGCTTGGGTATTGGTTTTTTCAATTTTAATTGCCTCTATCGGACTAAATGTAAGTTCTTCAGCTGTGGTAATTGGAGCGATGCTTATATCTCCTTTAATGGGACCAATTTTAGGTATTGGCTTATCTATTGGCATAAATGATATCGACACTCTAAGACGTTCTTTAATAAATTTAGGCGTAATGGTTGGGCTAAGTTTAGCTACTTCTACTATGTTTTTTATTTTTCCAATTTTTCAAAGTGAAACACCAGAAATATTGGCTCGTACTGCTCCAGATGTAAGAGATGTTTTTATTGCAATTTCGGGTGGTTTAGCATTAATAATTGCTTTAAGCAGACGAAGCAAACAAACCAACACTATTGCAGGTGTTGCTATTGCAACAGCCTTAATGCCTCCTTTATGTACTGCTGGTTACGGGCTGGCAACTTGGAATTTAAGCTACTTTGGTGGCGCAATGTTTTTATTTGCTATAAACACTATTTTTATTGCATTAGCCACTTTTGTAATTGTTAAATTTTTGGGCTTTCCAATGCTTAAATACATTAATTCTGCAAAAAGAAAACGTATTGCAACTACCGCTTCAACTGTTGCACTTATAGTATTTTCTGGAAGTATATACTTGTTTTTTAACTTATTTCAAGAAAATCAATTTAAACAAGCTGTAGAACATTTAATAGACGATATTAAAGGAAACGGCATAAGTATTATTGATGAAAAAGATGAAAATATAGATTATAAAAATAAAAAAGTTAAAATATTTGTTTACGGAAATAAGCTATCTGATACAGAAATTGAAAGATGGAACGAAAAATTAATCGAATATGGTTTAGATGGTACCGAGCTTGATTTTCAACAAGGAGAAGACGATTCAGATATTAGACATGAAGTAAAAAACCTAACTGATTTATATGTCCAAAATCAAAAAATAATTTCATCTAGAGATGAAACAGTAAGAGAAAAAGAAGAAAAAATTAAGCTACTAACAACTCAAATATCTAAATACCAATCTGCTGAAATACCTTTTATCCAAATAAGTAAAGAAGCACAAATAAATTATGCTGGATTAGAACATTTAAGCTATGCTAAATTAATACACACCAACTTTAATTCTGTTGACACTATTACGGTATTTAACGCTCGATGGAACGACTCTATAAGAAATATACCTGCCAAACAAATGGTATTAAAAAAATGGCTTAAAACACGTTTAAATTTAGATACTTTACAATTAAACAATAATTAA
- a CDS encoding TonB-dependent receptor, with translation MKKNSFALLLLLNVLVAFSQNSGTIKGKVVDAQTRETLPFVNVIVEGTTIGKSTDEEGNFIISNVPLGYVKVSVSFLGYKSLLSDDYLVTIDKTPYILIELSQTNEQLDEVVIQSQLFEKSVESPLSVQTLGISEIEKNPGGNRDVLKVLQSLPGVASNPSFRNDIIIRGGAPSENKFYLDGVEVPVINHFQTQGSSGGPVGIINADLIRKVDFYTSAFSANQGNALSSVISFTQKDGNPEKLNTRLTLGTSDAGITLDGPLGSKTTFMVSARQSYLQFLFKLIKLPFLPTYNDFQFKVKHQLTVSSEISLIGLGAIDQFKLNESVNDNITDEETLKRNRYSLSNIPIQEQWNYTVGAVYKYFGENTTKEVVLSRNVWNNNAKKYFNNSNNPDDLLLDYTSKEIENKLRFEITSTLKNNYKLNVGIGLEDATYTNSTFQQLAISEGVQEINFSSKLSMLKYAVFGQISKNYLNANLGISIGFRMDGVDYNDEMKNPLNQFSPRMSLSYKLSDKLSLNASTGIYKQLPAYTILGYRDELNALVNKNNGLKFIEATHYVSGLEMKPNSTSKITLEGFYKAYKNYPFSVRDQISLANLGSDFGVIGNEEVISNSKGRAYGVELLAQKKSYNGLYGIFSYTFVKSEFKDNAGSYIPSSWDNRHLLSITGGKKLKKNWEIGGKFKLVGGQPYTPYDYDASAIIENYNVSNSGILDYSKLNSERFDTFHQLDLRVDKTWYWEKLSLNFYIDIQNIYGSEFTSQAYLIPIQDANGNNSINTTDETKYNLEEISNSSGNTLPSFGVILDF, from the coding sequence ATGAAAAAAAATAGTTTTGCACTGCTTCTTTTATTAAACGTGTTAGTGGCATTTTCTCAAAATAGTGGAACTATTAAAGGGAAGGTTGTAGATGCGCAAACAAGAGAAACGCTTCCTTTTGTTAATGTTATAGTTGAAGGAACAACAATTGGTAAAAGTACCGATGAAGAAGGAAATTTTATAATTTCAAATGTACCGTTGGGCTATGTTAAAGTTTCGGTTTCATTTTTAGGTTATAAATCTCTGTTATCTGATGATTATTTGGTAACCATAGATAAAACGCCTTATATATTAATAGAGTTATCCCAAACTAACGAACAATTAGATGAAGTTGTAATACAAAGTCAGTTGTTTGAAAAATCTGTTGAAAGTCCACTGTCTGTTCAAACTTTAGGAATTTCCGAAATTGAAAAAAATCCTGGAGGAAATAGAGATGTTTTAAAAGTATTACAATCTTTACCAGGTGTTGCATCAAACCCCAGTTTTAGAAACGATATTATTATTAGAGGTGGAGCACCTTCAGAAAATAAATTTTATTTAGATGGGGTAGAAGTACCGGTAATAAATCACTTTCAAACACAAGGTTCTTCTGGTGGTCCGGTTGGTATTATAAATGCAGATTTAATTAGAAAAGTAGACTTTTATACAAGTGCTTTTTCTGCTAATCAAGGCAATGCTTTAAGTTCTGTTATTTCTTTTACCCAGAAAGATGGAAACCCCGAAAAATTAAACACTAGGCTTACTTTAGGAACGTCTGATGCAGGAATTACGTTAGATGGTCCATTGGGCTCTAAAACTACTTTTATGGTCTCTGCGCGTCAATCTTATTTGCAGTTTTTATTTAAGTTGATAAAATTGCCTTTTTTACCAACGTATAACGATTTTCAATTTAAAGTAAAACACCAATTAACAGTAAGCAGTGAGATTTCTTTAATAGGCTTAGGGGCAATAGATCAATTTAAGTTAAATGAAAGTGTAAATGATAATATAACTGACGAGGAAACTTTAAAACGAAACAGGTATTCTTTAAGTAATATTCCTATTCAAGAACAATGGAATTATACTGTTGGGGCTGTTTATAAATATTTTGGAGAAAATACTACAAAAGAAGTTGTGTTAAGTAGAAATGTATGGAATAATAATGCTAAAAAATATTTTAATAATTCTAACAATCCAGATGATTTGTTGCTTGATTATACTTCAAAAGAAATTGAAAATAAATTGCGTTTTGAAATCACTTCAACATTAAAGAATAATTATAAATTAAATGTAGGTATTGGTTTAGAAGATGCAACGTATACCAATAGTACTTTTCAACAGTTGGCAATTTCAGAAGGTGTTCAAGAAATTAATTTTTCTTCAAAATTATCTATGTTGAAGTATGCTGTATTTGGACAAATTTCAAAAAATTATTTAAACGCTAATTTGGGGATTTCTATAGGATTTAGGATGGATGGAGTAGATTATAATGATGAAATGAAAAATCCGTTAAATCAATTTTCACCTAGAATGTCATTGTCATATAAATTAAGTGATAAGCTTAGTTTAAATGCCTCAACAGGTATTTATAAACAGTTGCCTGCATATACAATTTTAGGGTATAGAGATGAATTAAATGCATTGGTAAATAAAAATAATGGGTTAAAATTTATTGAGGCTACGCATTATGTTTCTGGTTTAGAAATGAAGCCAAATTCCACTTCAAAAATAACTTTAGAGGGGTTTTATAAGGCTTATAAAAACTATCCATTTTCTGTAAGAGATCAAATTAGTTTGGCAAATTTAGGGTCAGATTTTGGTGTTATTGGTAATGAAGAAGTAATTTCTAATTCTAAAGGAAGAGCTTACGGAGTTGAATTATTAGCTCAAAAAAAATCATACAATGGTTTGTATGGTATTTTCTCTTACACGTTTGTTAAAAGTGAATTTAAAGATAATGCAGGTAGCTATATTCCTTCATCTTGGGACAACCGTCATTTATTATCAATTACAGGAGGTAAAAAGTTGAAGAAAAATTGGGAAATAGGAGGTAAGTTTAAGCTTGTAGGTGGACAGCCTTATACACCTTACGATTATGACGCGTCTGCAATAATTGAAAATTATAATGTTTCAAATAGTGGTATTTTAGATTATAGTAAATTAAATTCGGAACGTTTTGATACGTTTCATCAATTAGACCTTCGCGTAGATAAAACGTGGTATTGGGAAAAACTTTCGCTTAATTTTTATATAGATATTCAAAATATATATGGAAGCGAGTTTACTTCACAAGCGTATTTAATTCCTATTCAAGATGCTAATGGAAATAACAGCATAAATACAACAGATGAGACAAAGTATAACCTTGAAGAAATTTCTAACTCTTCAGGAAATACATTGCCAAGTTTTGGTGTTATTTTAGATTTTTAA
- a CDS encoding ABC transporter ATP-binding protein — protein sequence MIEVTDLYKEFSGTPVLKGITTTFEKGETSMIIGQSGSGKTVFLKCLLGLHVPEKGGICFDGRNQTALDIKERRQLRQEIGMVFQGGALYDSLTVEENIMFPLKMFTNDSNAEMLKRVNFVLDRVNLVNANKKFPAEISGGMQKRVAIARAIVMKPKYLFCDEPNSGLDPNTATLIDNLIQEITKEYQIITVINSHDMNSVMEIGEKIVFLKDGVKAWEGSNKEIFKTENEAIVKFVYSSNLFKKVREVYLNETK from the coding sequence ATGATTGAAGTTACAGATTTATATAAAGAATTTAGTGGAACTCCAGTTTTAAAAGGTATAACAACAACTTTTGAAAAAGGAGAAACCAGTATGATTATTGGTCAGAGTGGTTCCGGAAAAACAGTTTTTTTAAAATGTTTATTAGGACTACATGTTCCAGAAAAAGGCGGAATTTGTTTCGATGGAAGAAATCAAACAGCACTGGATATTAAAGAGAGAAGGCAATTACGACAAGAAATTGGAATGGTTTTTCAAGGTGGTGCTTTGTACGACTCTTTAACCGTAGAAGAAAACATAATGTTCCCTTTAAAAATGTTTACAAACGATAGTAATGCAGAGATGTTAAAACGTGTAAACTTTGTATTAGATAGGGTAAATTTAGTAAATGCAAATAAAAAATTCCCTGCCGAAATATCTGGAGGAATGCAAAAAAGAGTTGCTATTGCAAGAGCAATTGTTATGAAACCTAAATATTTATTTTGCGATGAACCAAATTCTGGATTAGATCCAAATACGGCAACTTTAATAGATAATTTAATTCAAGAAATTACCAAAGAATATCAAATTATTACCGTAATAAACTCTCATGATATGAATTCGGTGATGGAAATTGGAGAAAAAATTGTTTTTTTAAAAGATGGAGTAAAAGCATGGGAAGGAAGTAATAAAGAAATATTTAAAACTGAAAATGAGGCGATTGTAAAATTTGTTTATTCTTCAAATTTATTTAAAAAAGTAAGAGAAGTATATTTAAATGAAACAAAATAA
- a CDS encoding MlaE family ABC transporter permease: protein MNYLEHIGKYFIMLKQVFKKPQKWSVFRETLFREIEDLGLKSLGIIIFISFFVGGVVAIQTALNVDSPFIPKYLIGFATKRSMILEFAPTFMSVILAGKVGSYISSSIGTMRVTEQIDALEVMGINSLNYLILPKIIATLFFYPILIVLAMFLGIYGGYVAGLLTGRFFSEDYVYGIQLDFNPYFIQYALIKTLVFAFVIATIPAYHGYYVKGGSLEVGRASTQAVVWTSVVIILLNYFLTQMLLG, encoded by the coding sequence ATGAATTATTTAGAGCATATTGGAAAGTATTTTATTATGCTGAAACAAGTTTTTAAAAAACCACAAAAATGGTCGGTTTTTAGAGAGACATTGTTTCGTGAAATTGAAGATTTAGGTTTAAAATCTTTAGGGATTATAATATTTATATCCTTTTTTGTAGGAGGTGTTGTTGCTATACAAACCGCATTAAATGTAGATAGTCCTTTTATACCAAAATATTTAATTGGGTTTGCAACTAAAAGATCTATGATTTTGGAATTTGCACCAACTTTTATGAGTGTTATTTTAGCCGGTAAGGTAGGATCTTATATCTCATCTAGTATTGGAACTATGCGAGTAACTGAGCAAATAGATGCTCTAGAAGTAATGGGTATTAACTCTTTAAATTACTTAATATTACCTAAAATTATTGCAACCTTATTCTTTTATCCAATTTTAATTGTATTGGCCATGTTTTTAGGTATTTATGGTGGATATGTTGCAGGGCTTTTAACAGGAAGATTTTTTAGTGAAGATTATGTTTATGGAATTCAACTAGATTTCAATCCCTATTTTATACAATATGCACTTATAAAAACTTTGGTTTTTGCGTTTGTAATTGCTACGATACCTGCATACCACGGATATTATGTAAAAGGCGGATCTTTAGAGGTTGGTAGAGCTAGTACTCAAGCTGTGGTTTGGACAAGTGTTGTAATTATTTTATTAAATTACTTTTTAACTCAAATGTTATTAGGATAA
- the pafA gene encoding alkaline phosphatase PafA, with product MKKLLILSLVSFTLIQCIAIKAESNTSSTTEITTKTQLEIYEKNPKLIVGIVVDQMRYDYLVKFYNKYSEGGFKRLMNNGYNLKNVHYNYIPTYTAVGHTSIYTGTTPVNHGIISNNWYDKYLKKSIYCVDDDNYRTVGAISGGNKSPHRMLTTTITDQLKLAQNMNGKTIGVAIKDRSSILPAGHTADAAYWFEGGNEGKFMTSTFYMDKIPNWVTNFNNSGKANSYLNDTWDTYYDIDTYTETLPDNNEFEGTFKGKETPTFPYNLKELRKLNDNYSLIKAIPAGNTITTDFAEATILGENLGKGEFTDFLAISYSSTDYVGHQFGVNAKELEDTYIRLDKDLERFLNFLDTEIGKDNYTIFLTADHAAVQVPAYLNSLKIPGGYFETTKFKKFVNEITLEYFNSDELVENISNYQVFLNKQKLKELKLDTKIVSQKIADEILNFDNVYKTVTAHTLQTTSFTSGILKTLQNGYNQKFSGDILYVPNPSTIPNYSKTGTTHGSGYAYDTHVPLLFYGAKISKGSSNNYYPIVDIAPTLASLLNISEPNGSTGNVILEVLK from the coding sequence ATGAAAAAACTACTTATACTCTCTTTAGTTAGCTTTACATTAATTCAATGTATTGCTATAAAAGCAGAATCGAACACAAGCTCAACTACCGAAATTACTACTAAAACACAACTAGAAATTTATGAGAAAAACCCTAAGTTAATTGTGGGAATTGTTGTAGATCAAATGCGTTATGATTATTTGGTTAAATTTTATAATAAATATAGTGAAGGCGGCTTTAAACGTTTAATGAACAATGGCTACAATTTAAAAAATGTACATTATAATTATATTCCAACATATACCGCTGTTGGACATACTTCTATTTATACTGGAACCACACCGGTAAATCACGGAATTATTTCTAATAACTGGTACGATAAATATTTAAAAAAATCAATTTATTGTGTTGATGATGATAATTACCGAACTGTTGGGGCAATTTCTGGAGGAAATAAATCACCCCATAGAATGTTAACAACTACTATTACCGATCAATTAAAATTAGCACAAAATATGAATGGAAAAACCATTGGAGTTGCTATAAAGGATCGATCTTCAATTTTACCTGCAGGACATACAGCCGACGCGGCTTATTGGTTTGAAGGCGGTAATGAAGGTAAATTTATGACAAGCACATTTTATATGGATAAAATCCCAAACTGGGTTACAAATTTCAACAACTCAGGCAAGGCTAATAGTTATTTAAATGATACTTGGGATACCTATTACGATATAGATACATACACAGAAACATTACCAGACAATAATGAGTTTGAAGGAACTTTTAAAGGCAAAGAAACACCTACTTTTCCATACAATTTAAAAGAATTAAGAAAATTAAACGATAATTATAGCCTTATAAAAGCGATTCCTGCAGGTAACACAATAACTACAGATTTTGCTGAAGCTACTATTTTGGGTGAAAATTTAGGTAAAGGAGAATTTACAGACTTTTTAGCTATCAGTTATTCTAGTACAGATTATGTAGGTCATCAATTTGGAGTAAACGCTAAAGAATTAGAAGATACTTATATTCGTTTAGATAAAGATTTAGAACGCTTTTTAAACTTTTTAGATACAGAAATAGGTAAAGATAATTACACCATCTTTTTAACCGCAGATCACGCAGCAGTGCAAGTACCTGCTTATTTAAATTCTTTAAAAATACCAGGAGGTTATTTTGAAACTACTAAATTTAAGAAGTTTGTAAATGAAATTACTTTAGAGTATTTTAATTCAGATGAGTTAGTTGAAAACATTTCTAATTACCAAGTTTTTTTAAACAAACAAAAATTAAAAGAATTAAAACTAGATACTAAAATTGTATCTCAAAAAATTGCAGACGAAATTTTAAATTTTGACAATGTTTATAAAACTGTAACTGCACACACATTGCAAACAACTAGTTTTACTTCTGGAATTTTAAAAACATTACAAAACGGATACAATCAAAAATTTTCTGGAGATATTTTATACGTACCAAACCCTTCAACAATTCCTAATTATTCAAAAACAGGAACTACGCACGGTTCTGGTTATGCATACGACACACACGTGCCATTATTATTTTACGGTGCTAAAATTAGTAAAGGAAGCTCTAACAATTATTATCCAATTGTAGATATTGCTCCAACCCTAGCTAGTCTTTTAAATATATCCGAACCAAACGGATCTACAGGAAACGTTATTCTTGAAGTTTTAAAATAA
- a CDS encoding 3-oxoacyl-ACP synthase III family protein: protein MRSVITGTGSYIPNIIKKNSDFLNSKFLNDDGSPFANENAEIIEKFCAITGIEERRYAAEDQDSSDLAYLASKQAIEESGINPEELDYIILAHNFGDVKPNSIQGDVLPSLASRVKNKLGIKSPGCVAYDILFGCPGWIQGVIQAEAYIKSGIAKKCLVIGSETLSRVIDPFDRDSMIFSDGAGACVIEAVETEEQGILSHAAQTDTVDECYYLHYGESFNKEDTSGVQYIKMLGRKIYEYGLNHVPLAMKTALDKAGLDISEVKKVFIHQANEKMDEAIIKRFYRLYKTKVPKDVMPMSIHKLGNSSVATVPTLLDMVKNGEIENHEINKGDVVIFASVGAGMSINAVVYKY, encoded by the coding sequence ATGAGATCAGTAATAACAGGAACTGGAAGCTATATTCCAAATATAATTAAAAAAAATTCTGACTTTTTAAATAGTAAATTTTTAAATGATGATGGAAGCCCTTTTGCGAATGAAAATGCAGAAATTATTGAAAAATTTTGCGCAATAACAGGCATAGAAGAAAGACGGTACGCTGCTGAAGACCAAGATTCATCAGATTTAGCGTATTTAGCTTCAAAACAAGCAATTGAAGAATCTGGAATTAACCCAGAAGAACTAGATTATATAATTTTAGCACATAATTTTGGAGATGTTAAACCCAACTCTATTCAAGGAGATGTTTTACCAAGTTTAGCATCAAGAGTAAAAAATAAATTGGGTATTAAAAGCCCAGGATGTGTTGCTTATGATATTCTTTTTGGTTGCCCAGGTTGGATTCAAGGTGTTATACAAGCTGAAGCTTATATTAAATCTGGAATTGCAAAAAAATGTTTGGTAATTGGTTCAGAAACGCTTTCTCGTGTTATCGATCCTTTTGATAGAGATTCAATGATTTTTTCAGATGGTGCAGGGGCTTGTGTTATTGAAGCCGTTGAAACTGAAGAACAAGGAATTTTAAGTCATGCAGCTCAAACAGACACGGTAGATGAATGTTATTATCTACATTATGGTGAGTCTTTTAATAAAGAAGATACAAGCGGAGTTCAGTATATTAAAATGTTAGGGAGAAAAATTTATGAATATGGTTTAAATCATGTTCCTTTAGCAATGAAAACTGCCCTTGATAAAGCAGGTTTAGATATATCTGAAGTTAAAAAAGTATTTATCCATCAAGCTAATGAAAAAATGGATGAAGCTATTATTAAAAGGTTTTACCGTTTGTATAAAACAAAAGTGCCTAAAGATGTGATGCCAATGAGTATTCATAAATTAGGAAATAGCTCTGTAGCAACCGTTCCAACATTGTTAGATATGGTTAAAAATGGAGAAATTGAAAACCACGAAATTAATAAAGGCGATGTTGTAATTTTTGCTTCTGTAGGGGCAGGAATGAGCATAAATGCTGTTGTTTATAAGTATTAA
- a CDS encoding group III truncated hemoglobin, which translates to MKKDIENREDIYLLVKTFYKKLMNDDLMRHFFVDFTNPEHLEIHLQTLVDFWDNILFYSGGYRKNAMAPHLKIHQKTPFKKEHFNSWLSMFNASVDALFQGEIAHAAKSRAQSIAIVMEIKISELNNE; encoded by the coding sequence ATGAAGAAAGATATTGAAAATAGAGAAGATATTTATTTACTTGTTAAGACCTTTTATAAAAAATTAATGAATGATGATTTAATGCGTCATTTTTTTGTTGATTTTACAAATCCAGAACACTTAGAAATACATTTACAAACATTAGTTGATTTTTGGGATAATATATTGTTTTACTCGGGTGGGTATCGTAAAAATGCTATGGCTCCTCATCTAAAAATACATCAAAAAACACCTTTTAAAAAAGAACACTTTAATAGTTGGTTGTCAATGTTTAATGCTTCTGTAGATGCCCTATTTCAGGGTGAAATAGCACACGCTGCAAAGTCCAGAGCACAGTCGATAGCCATCGTAATGGAAATTAAAATTTCTGAACTAAATAACGAATAG
- the cdd gene encoding cytidine deaminase: MKKVELTTSISVYESIQELPKDVEALMKKAIEAKENAYAPYSKFKVGASFLLENGLIVTGNNQENAAYPSGMCAERVAIWKVSSEYPTVKILKLAIAASSSSQVLKEPVAPCGACRQTLSEYELKQKDKIEVYFMGEEGKIIKTDSVLDLLPIAFDKSFL, translated from the coding sequence ATGAAAAAAGTTGAATTAACAACTAGTATTTCGGTTTACGAATCAATTCAAGAGCTTCCAAAAGATGTTGAAGCTTTAATGAAAAAAGCCATTGAAGCTAAAGAAAATGCGTATGCTCCCTATTCCAAATTTAAGGTAGGAGCTTCATTTTTGTTAGAAAATGGATTAATTGTAACAGGAAATAACCAAGAAAATGCAGCCTATCCTTCAGGTATGTGCGCAGAACGTGTTGCTATTTGGAAAGTATCTTCTGAATATCCAACCGTTAAAATATTAAAATTAGCTATTGCAGCAAGCTCAAGTAGCCAGGTTTTAAAAGAACCTGTTGCGCCGTGTGGTGCTTGTAGACAAACATTATCTGAATACGAGTTAAAGCAAAAAGATAAAATAGAAGTGTATTTTATGGGTGAAGAAGGTAAAATTATTAAAACTGATTCCGTTTTAGATTTACTCCCAATTGCATTTGATAAATCTTTTCTCTAA
- the porV gene encoding type IX secretion system outer membrane channel protein PorV: MKKIILVTLTVLFAFSSNAQEDSNPITTAAPFLLIAPDARAGGMGDIGVATSPDSNSQHWNASKYAFMRSQFSVGITYTPWLRELTNDVFLGGFTFANRIDERSAWAASLKYFNLGQIDLTDINGAPEGIEKLNEFSFDGSYSLKLNETYSMGVTLRYIRSDLGIKSANSTINPVNTFAVDISGYFQSDESNYGDFNGVWRGGYNISNIGPKVSYTDDGQDNFIPTNLKLGGGFDFILDNYNKVSVNLEVNKLLVPTPSISEDGEPPYTQDDVSFISGIFSSFNDAPDGFNEELKEFTWALGAEYMYDNSFAVRAGYFNESDLKGSRKYFTIGSGFNFKSSKLDISYLFNASDINNPLENTLRFSLSFDFGDIFEVK; encoded by the coding sequence ATGAAAAAAATAATTTTAGTCACCCTCACTGTTTTATTTGCTTTTTCAAGTAATGCACAAGAAGATTCAAATCCAATTACAACAGCAGCACCTTTTTTGTTAATAGCACCAGATGCTAGAGCAGGAGGTATGGGAGATATTGGTGTTGCAACTTCTCCAGACTCAAATTCACAACATTGGAATGCTTCTAAATATGCGTTTATGAGATCTCAATTTAGTGTAGGAATTACTTATACACCTTGGCTAAGAGAGCTAACAAATGATGTGTTTTTAGGAGGTTTTACTTTTGCAAATAGAATTGATGAAAGAAGCGCTTGGGCTGCAAGTCTAAAATATTTTAATTTAGGTCAAATAGATCTAACAGATATCAATGGAGCTCCTGAAGGAATTGAAAAACTAAATGAGTTTTCTTTTGACGGTTCATATTCTTTAAAGTTGAATGAAACATATTCAATGGGTGTAACCTTACGCTACATTAGATCAGATTTAGGGATTAAATCAGCTAATTCAACAATAAACCCTGTAAATACTTTTGCAGTAGATATCTCAGGTTACTTTCAATCTGACGAAAGTAATTATGGCGATTTTAATGGTGTTTGGCGAGGTGGTTATAATATTTCAAATATTGGACCTAAAGTTTCTTATACAGATGATGGTCAAGATAATTTTATACCTACAAATTTAAAATTGGGAGGTGGTTTCGATTTTATTTTAGATAATTACAATAAAGTAAGTGTTAATTTAGAAGTTAATAAATTATTAGTTCCAACACCAAGTATTTCAGAAGACGGTGAGCCACCATATACCCAAGATGATGTTAGTTTTATCAGTGGTATTTTTAGTTCGTTTAATGATGCTCCAGATGGATTTAACGAAGAGTTAAAAGAATTTACTTGGGCATTAGGAGCAGAATATATGTATGATAACTCCTTTGCAGTTAGAGCAGGTTATTTTAATGAAAGTGATTTAAAAGGTTCAAGAAAATATTTTACAATTGGATCTGGATTTAACTTTAAAAGTTCTAAATTAGATATTTCATATTTGTTTAATGCATCAGATATAAACAACCCTTTAGAAAATACACTTAGATTCTCTTTATCGTTTGATTTTGGAGATATTTTTGAAGTTAAATAA